One Xenopus tropicalis strain Nigerian chromosome 8, UCB_Xtro_10.0, whole genome shotgun sequence genomic window carries:
- the LOC100488444 gene encoding G-protein coupled receptor 12 — protein sequence MLHQPAVSIMDHLLHLHNDSSGRMFHHQHDPWDTNSSTVTTSDLSPDESVNPWDIILCVTGTVMACENAIVIAILFYTPSLRAPMFILIGSLALADLLAGLGLIVNFIVIYVFNSELATLSSTGLLLAAFSASVCSLLAITLDRYLSLYNALTYHTERTLTFTYTMLILLWALCICIGLLPIMGWNCVREPSSCSVLRPVTKNNAAVLAVSFLLLFALMMQLYLQICRIAFRHAQQIAVQHQFMATSQASSTRKGVSTLSLILGTFALCWIPFAVYSLIADSSYPMTYTYCLVLPAACNSVINPIIYAFRNPDIQKSLWLACCGCIPPRFLSGPRTSSDV from the coding sequence ATGCTTCACCAGCCCGCAGTCTCCATTATGGATCACCTGCTGCATCTTCACAATGATTCTTCCGGCAGGATGTTTCACCACCAGCATGACCCCTGGGACACAAACTCTTCCACCGTCACCACTTCTGACCTCTCCCCTGATGAGTCCGTCAATCCGTGGGACATCATCCTCTGTGTGACAGGGACAGTCATGGCTTGTGAGAATGCCATAGTCATAGCTATTCTCTTCTATACACCCTCTCTGCGTGCCCCTATGTTCATACTTATTGGCAGCCTGGCACTGGCTGATCTTCTGGCTGGCCTGGGACTCATTGTGAATTTCATAGTGATTTATGTGTTTAACAGTGAATTGGCCACCCTGAGCTCTACTGGACTACTGCTAGCTGCTTTCTCAGCCTCTGTGTGCAGCCTGTTGGCCATTACATTGGATAGATATCTGTCTCTCTACAATGCTCTCACCTACCACACAGAGAGGACTTTGACCTTCACGTATACTATGTTGATCTTACTTTGGGCCTTATGTATCTGCATTGGTCTGTTACCCATCATGGGGTGGAACTGTGTCAGGGAACCATCATCCTGCAGTGTCCTGAGGCCAGTCACCAAGAACAATGCGGCGGTGCTGGCGGTCTCGTTCCTCTTGCTTTTTGCCTTGATGATGCAGCTGTACCTACAGATCTGCAGGATCGCTTTCCGACATGCCCAACAGATTGCTGTGCAACACCAATTCATGGCCACATCCCAAGCTTCCAGTACCAGGAAGGGGGTTTCAACATTGTCCCTTATACTGGGCACCTTTGCACTTTGTTGGATTCCATTTGCTGTTTATTCCCTGATAGCAGATTCAAGCTATCCCATGACATACACCTACTGCTTGGTGTTGCCAGCGGCTTGCAATTCTGTTATCAACCCCATCATATATGCCTTCAGGAACCCTGATATTCAGAAGTCACTGTGGCTGGCTTGCTGTGGCTGTATACCACCCAGATTCTTGTCTGGGCCCAGAACTTCCAGTGACGTATAA